In Halobacterium sp. R2-5, the following are encoded in one genomic region:
- a CDS encoding DUF106 domain-containing protein, giving the protein MSRTAEKVRSLVREDPELATALDDLLDHEGELRWRDVKDDVSSGQWGRLLEKDILVEADDGFEFADPEGVREGLEPEEELEDSPESSSWSKWDKLAAVGSFAAILGYNFQPIQNTIGGAVDIVLSPLESVLPFYVVVMALAVLTGLYSTLLQANLTDMDKMSEYQERAQKLQDKMSDAKERGDEAEIERLREEQMEAFGDQAGMLKEQFRPMAWIMLLTIPAFLWMYWKLGTVYSGQEIVMVLPLAGEVDFNHGRLLVFPTWIIWYMVCSFSFSNIIRKALNIQTTPT; this is encoded by the coding sequence ATGTCTCGAACCGCGGAGAAAGTCCGCTCGCTGGTCCGCGAGGACCCGGAACTGGCCACTGCACTCGACGACCTCCTCGACCACGAGGGTGAACTCCGCTGGCGGGACGTCAAGGACGACGTCTCCAGCGGCCAGTGGGGGCGCCTGCTGGAGAAGGACATCCTCGTCGAGGCCGACGACGGCTTCGAGTTCGCCGACCCCGAGGGCGTCCGCGAGGGTCTCGAACCCGAGGAAGAACTCGAGGACAGCCCCGAATCGTCGTCCTGGTCGAAGTGGGACAAGCTCGCCGCCGTCGGGTCGTTCGCGGCCATCCTCGGCTACAACTTCCAGCCGATCCAGAACACCATCGGCGGCGCCGTCGACATCGTGCTCAGCCCGCTCGAGTCGGTGCTCCCGTTCTACGTCGTCGTGATGGCGCTGGCCGTCCTGACGGGGCTGTACTCCACGCTCCTGCAGGCCAACCTCACCGACATGGACAAGATGTCCGAGTACCAGGAGCGCGCCCAGAAGCTCCAGGACAAGATGTCCGACGCCAAGGAGCGCGGCGACGAAGCCGAAATCGAGCGCCTGCGCGAGGAACAGATGGAGGCGTTCGGCGACCAGGCCGGCATGCTCAAAGAGCAGTTCCGCCCGATGGCGTGGATCATGCTCCTGACGATCCCGGCGTTCCTCTGGATGTACTGGAAGCTCGGCACCGTCTACTCCGGCCAGGAGATCGTGATGGTGCTCCCGCTCGCGGGCGAGGTCGACTTCAACCACGGCCGCCTGCTCGTGTTCCCCACGTGGATCATCTGGTACATGGTCTGCTCGTTCAGCTTCTCGAACATCATCCGCAAAGCGCTGAACATCCAGACGACGCCGACCTAG
- a CDS encoding ABC transporter substrate-binding protein, producing MGERTLPFTRRSYLKGAAAATASGLLAGCASPSDGGDGGSSGDGATTSNGSGDPTTTDPSYTASLAPVGEVSFDEPPESTFVLFPQYADMAVALGYGDTVNSLFVPEMSGTTMNHYYERLDGVSFDWEGLPDPFGDGIDEEQLYSLDSDVHFLDPAYLVTQDNWSVGDAEDVATNVAPWFGNFYSGTHDQPPEQYRDAYEYYTLWELFGHVADVFGERERAEALREVHDDLVATIEADLPPEEERPTAVRVTYAEGTFYTYHLNKPGYWLADTRPLGAHDAFADEDWSSLWGSVGYETMLDADPDVVLHLWGATPRYEMSSVRERLRNSETGGRLSAVENDRVYASGMRYQGPLMNLFQLEMTAKQLYPDVFGEWPAYEDGQHYPEIPADEQLFDRDRVASIVTDGA from the coding sequence ATGGGCGAGCGAACTCTGCCGTTCACGCGACGGTCGTATCTGAAGGGAGCCGCCGCAGCCACCGCTTCCGGCCTGCTCGCGGGCTGCGCCAGCCCGAGCGACGGGGGCGACGGTGGCAGCAGCGGCGACGGAGCGACGACGAGCAACGGGAGCGGCGACCCGACGACGACCGACCCGTCGTACACCGCGTCGCTGGCGCCGGTCGGCGAGGTCTCCTTCGACGAGCCGCCGGAGAGCACGTTCGTGCTGTTCCCGCAGTACGCCGACATGGCCGTCGCGCTCGGCTACGGCGACACGGTCAACTCCCTCTTCGTCCCGGAGATGTCGGGGACGACGATGAACCACTACTACGAGCGCCTCGACGGCGTCTCCTTCGACTGGGAGGGGCTCCCGGACCCCTTCGGTGACGGCATCGACGAGGAACAGCTGTACAGCCTCGACAGCGACGTCCACTTCCTCGACCCCGCGTACCTCGTCACGCAGGACAACTGGTCGGTCGGGGACGCCGAGGACGTCGCCACCAACGTCGCGCCGTGGTTCGGGAACTTCTACAGCGGCACCCACGACCAGCCGCCCGAGCAGTACCGCGACGCCTACGAGTACTACACGCTCTGGGAGCTGTTCGGCCACGTCGCGGACGTCTTCGGCGAGCGCGAGCGCGCCGAGGCGCTCCGCGAAGTCCACGACGACCTCGTCGCGACCATCGAGGCCGACCTGCCGCCGGAGGAGGAACGCCCGACTGCGGTCCGAGTTACCTACGCGGAGGGCACCTTCTACACGTACCACCTCAACAAGCCCGGCTACTGGCTCGCGGACACGCGACCGCTGGGCGCCCACGACGCGTTCGCCGACGAGGACTGGTCGAGCCTCTGGGGCTCGGTCGGCTACGAGACGATGCTCGACGCCGACCCCGACGTCGTCCTCCACCTCTGGGGGGCGACGCCGCGCTACGAGATGTCGTCGGTCCGCGAGCGGCTCCGGAACAGCGAGACCGGCGGACGGCTCTCGGCCGTCGAGAACGACCGCGTGTACGCTTCCGGGATGCGCTACCAGGGCCCGCTGATGAACCTCTTCCAGCTGGAGATGACGGCCAAGCAGCTCTACCCGGACGTCTTCGGCGAGTGGCCCGCCTACGAGGACGGCCAGCACTACCCCGAGATTCCCGCCGACGAGCAGCTGTTCGACCGCGACCGCGTCGCCAGCATCGTCACAGACGGCGCCTGA
- the trkA gene encoding Trk system potassium transporter TrkA, translating into MRVLVVGAGEVGSSIASSLSDSHEVVVVDIDPERVEALTYSEDVLAVTGDGTDLDVLEEAEVEKADVVIASTDDDETNLATCATVDVVSDAFTIGRVEHTNYLETWRGHEGAFGVDFMVCTDLLAAEAIVRVVGLPTAHEVDPFADGCVEMAEFDVPADSPIAGETVAEADRFEELTFVAVLENGNGHAEVARGDTVIQGDSRVVVVGRPESVREFARSIEPEGAAGRVEDVVVIGGSTTGELTAERLASRGIHPRIIEFDENRARELAERLPAATVYSHDATDPEFLSREHIEDADAVVATLGTDERSLLAALLAKREGAERAIAVVEQARYVDLFETVGVDVAVNPRRVTAEEITRFTRERRAENVAIIEPGGAEVVEVEVDEDSVLAGRTILDASADLPDGVVVGAITRNGEYVTPRGDTVVEVGDHVVAFVQADAHDEVSAKL; encoded by the coding sequence ATGCGCGTCCTCGTCGTCGGCGCGGGCGAGGTCGGTTCGAGCATCGCCAGCAGCCTCTCGGACTCCCACGAGGTCGTCGTCGTCGACATCGACCCGGAGCGCGTCGAGGCGCTCACGTACTCCGAGGACGTCCTCGCGGTGACCGGCGACGGCACCGACCTCGACGTCCTCGAAGAGGCCGAGGTCGAGAAGGCGGACGTCGTCATCGCCAGCACGGACGACGACGAGACGAACCTCGCGACGTGCGCGACCGTCGACGTCGTCAGCGACGCGTTCACCATCGGCCGCGTCGAGCACACGAACTACCTCGAAACCTGGCGCGGCCACGAGGGCGCGTTCGGCGTCGACTTCATGGTGTGTACGGACCTGCTGGCGGCGGAGGCCATCGTCCGCGTCGTCGGTCTGCCGACCGCCCACGAGGTCGACCCGTTCGCCGACGGCTGCGTGGAGATGGCGGAGTTCGACGTGCCGGCGGACAGCCCGATCGCCGGCGAGACGGTCGCGGAGGCCGACCGCTTCGAGGAACTCACGTTCGTCGCCGTCCTCGAGAACGGCAACGGGCACGCGGAGGTCGCTCGCGGCGACACCGTCATTCAGGGGGACTCCCGCGTGGTCGTCGTCGGCCGGCCGGAGAGTGTCCGCGAGTTCGCGCGCAGCATCGAACCCGAGGGCGCGGCCGGCCGCGTCGAGGACGTCGTCGTCATCGGCGGGTCGACGACCGGCGAGCTCACCGCCGAACGGCTCGCGAGCCGCGGCATCCACCCCCGAATCATCGAGTTCGACGAGAACCGCGCCCGCGAGCTCGCCGAGCGACTCCCGGCGGCGACCGTCTACTCCCACGACGCCACCGACCCCGAGTTCCTCTCCCGGGAGCACATCGAGGACGCGGACGCCGTGGTGGCGACGCTCGGCACCGACGAGCGAAGCCTGCTGGCGGCGCTGCTCGCGAAACGCGAGGGCGCCGAGCGCGCCATCGCAGTGGTCGAGCAGGCGCGGTACGTCGACCTCTTCGAGACGGTCGGCGTCGACGTCGCAGTCAACCCCCGCCGCGTGACCGCCGAGGAGATCACGCGGTTCACCCGCGAGCGCCGCGCGGAGAACGTCGCCATCATCGAACCGGGCGGCGCGGAGGTCGTCGAAGTCGAGGTCGACGAGGACAGCGTGCTCGCGGGCCGCACCATCCTGGACGCGTCCGCTGACCTGCCCGACGGCGTGGTCGTCGGCGCCATCACGCGGAACGGCGAGTACGTCACCCCACGCGGGGACACCGTCGTCGAGGTCGGCGACCACGTCGTCGCGTTCGTGCAGGCGGACGCCCACGACGAGGTCTCCGCGAAGCTCTGA
- a CDS encoding universal stress protein yields the protein MGSLLETVVVPVASEADAETTMRAVLPRVREAGGRVVTVHVVEKAGGAIDKASVEQREQFAEDVFAVAADACADAGVDCETDLRFDEDVADGIFAAARDHGASAVAFTPRESSRWLDLLTGDHARDLVKGADLPVIVFPAEDADE from the coding sequence ATGGGTAGCCTCCTCGAAACCGTCGTCGTCCCCGTCGCCAGCGAGGCGGACGCGGAGACGACGATGCGAGCGGTGCTGCCGCGGGTCCGGGAGGCCGGCGGCCGCGTCGTCACCGTCCACGTCGTCGAGAAGGCCGGCGGCGCGATAGACAAGGCCAGCGTCGAGCAGCGCGAACAGTTCGCCGAGGACGTCTTCGCGGTCGCCGCGGACGCTTGCGCGGACGCCGGCGTCGACTGCGAGACCGACCTCCGGTTCGACGAGGACGTCGCGGACGGCATCTTCGCGGCGGCCCGCGACCACGGCGCGAGCGCGGTCGCGTTCACGCCCCGCGAGAGCAGCCGCTGGCTCGACCTGCTCACCGGCGACCACGCCCGCGACCTCGTGAAAGGAGCGGACCTCCCGGTGATCGTGTTCCCGGCGGAGGACGCCGATGAGTGA
- the ilvD gene encoding dihydroxy-acid dehydratase — MSQQKDPDLPSNDVTEGVERAPHRAMFRAMGYDDADFSSPMVGVANPAADITPCNVHLDDVADSAVDGVEDGDGMPIEFGTITISDAISMGTEGMRASLISREVIADSVELVAFGERMDALVTVAGCDKNLPGMMMAAIRTDLPSVFLYGGSIMPGEHDGREITVQNVFEGVGAVASGDMSEDELEDMERHACPGAGACGGMFTANTMASISEAIGLAPLGSASPPAESDGRYDVAERAGELAAECVREDRRPSDILTRESFENAIAIQVALGGSTNAVLHLLALAAEAGVELDIEDFNTISDRTPKVANLQPGGSRVMNDLHEVGGVPVVLKRLLDADLIHGDALTVTGRTIEEELDHLGVDGEVDEDVDFLKPVDDPFHETGAITVLTGNLAPDGAVLKVTGKDETQHTGPARVFESEEDAMAYVQEGHIESGDVIVIRNEGPRGGPGMREMLGVTAAVVGQGHEDDVALLTDGRFSGATRGPMVGHVAPEAASGGPIALVEDGDEVTVDVPERELSVAVSEEEMDERREDWEEPEPRYDAGVLRKYGVQFGSAADGAVTNPAAKRE; from the coding sequence ACCCCGCGGCGGACATCACGCCGTGTAACGTCCACCTCGACGACGTGGCCGACTCCGCCGTCGACGGCGTCGAAGACGGCGACGGGATGCCCATCGAGTTCGGCACCATCACCATCTCGGACGCCATCTCGATGGGGACCGAGGGGATGCGCGCGTCGCTCATCTCCCGGGAGGTCATCGCGGACTCCGTCGAACTCGTGGCGTTCGGCGAACGCATGGACGCCTTAGTGACCGTCGCGGGCTGCGACAAGAACCTCCCCGGGATGATGATGGCCGCCATCCGCACCGACCTCCCGTCGGTGTTCCTCTACGGCGGCTCTATCATGCCCGGCGAGCACGACGGCCGCGAGATCACCGTCCAGAACGTCTTCGAGGGCGTCGGCGCGGTCGCTTCCGGCGACATGAGCGAGGACGAACTCGAGGACATGGAGCGTCACGCCTGCCCGGGCGCGGGCGCCTGCGGCGGGATGTTCACCGCGAACACGATGGCCTCGATCTCGGAAGCCATCGGGCTCGCGCCGCTCGGCTCCGCCAGCCCGCCCGCCGAGTCCGACGGCCGCTACGACGTCGCCGAGCGCGCCGGCGAGCTCGCCGCGGAGTGCGTCCGCGAGGACCGCCGCCCCTCTGACATCCTCACGCGGGAGAGCTTCGAGAACGCCATCGCGATCCAGGTCGCGCTCGGCGGCTCCACGAACGCCGTCCTCCACCTGCTCGCGCTCGCCGCGGAGGCCGGCGTCGAGCTCGACATCGAGGACTTCAACACGATCAGCGACCGCACGCCGAAGGTCGCGAACCTCCAGCCGGGCGGCTCGCGCGTGATGAACGACCTCCACGAGGTCGGCGGCGTTCCCGTCGTCCTCAAGCGCCTGCTGGACGCGGACCTCATCCACGGGGACGCGCTCACGGTCACCGGGCGCACCATCGAGGAGGAACTCGACCACCTCGGCGTCGACGGCGAAGTGGACGAAGACGTCGACTTCCTGAAGCCCGTCGACGACCCGTTCCACGAGACCGGCGCGATCACGGTGCTGACGGGGAACCTCGCGCCCGACGGCGCGGTCCTCAAGGTCACCGGGAAGGACGAGACCCAGCACACGGGGCCCGCGCGCGTCTTCGAGTCCGAGGAGGACGCGATGGCGTACGTCCAGGAGGGCCACATCGAGTCCGGGGACGTCATCGTCATCCGGAACGAGGGCCCGCGCGGCGGCCCCGGGATGCGCGAGATGCTCGGCGTCACCGCCGCGGTCGTCGGGCAGGGCCACGAGGACGACGTCGCGCTGCTCACGGACGGCCGGTTCTCCGGTGCGACCCGCGGCCCGATGGTCGGCCACGTCGCGCCCGAAGCCGCCTCTGGCGGCCCCATCGCGCTCGTGGAGGACGGCGACGAGGTGACCGTCGACGTGCCGGAACGCGAGCTCTCCGTCGCGGTCTCCGAGGAGGAGATGGACGAACGCCGCGAGGACTGGGAGGAGCCCGAGCCGCGCTACGACGCGGGCGTGCTCCGGAAGTACGGCGTCCAGTTCGGCTCCGCCGCGGACGGCGCGGTCACGAACCCCGCGGCGAAACGCGAGTAG
- a CDS encoding adenylate kinase — translation MSNPRILILGAPGAGKGTQSRRLTDEFGVEHVTTGDALRANKGMDISHLDLEYDTPGEYMDAGELVPDEVVNEIVKTALGEADGFVLDGYPRNEAQTEYLDSITDLDVVLYLDVDEDELVRRLTGRRVCEDCGATFHVDFDPPEEAGVCDECGGDLYQREDDTEDTARERINVYEENTAPVVEYFRDEGVLEEVDGEQTPDDVWEDVEAAVEANAN, via the coding sequence ATGAGCAACCCGCGAATCCTGATTCTGGGCGCGCCGGGCGCCGGCAAAGGCACGCAGAGCCGCCGTCTCACGGACGAATTCGGCGTCGAGCACGTCACCACCGGGGACGCGCTCCGGGCGAACAAGGGCATGGACATCAGCCACCTCGACCTCGAGTACGACACGCCCGGCGAGTACATGGACGCCGGCGAGCTCGTCCCCGACGAGGTCGTCAACGAGATCGTGAAGACCGCGCTCGGCGAGGCCGACGGCTTCGTCCTCGACGGCTACCCGCGCAACGAGGCCCAGACGGAGTACCTCGACTCCATCACGGACCTCGACGTCGTGCTCTACCTCGACGTCGACGAGGACGAGCTCGTCCGCCGGCTCACCGGCCGCCGCGTCTGCGAGGACTGCGGCGCGACGTTCCACGTGGACTTCGACCCGCCCGAGGAAGCGGGCGTCTGCGACGAGTGCGGCGGCGACCTCTACCAGCGCGAGGACGACACCGAGGATACCGCCCGCGAGCGCATCAACGTCTACGAGGAGAACACCGCGCCCGTCGTCGAGTACTTCCGCGACGAGGGCGTCCTCGAAGAGGTCGACGGCGAACAGACCCCCGACGACGTCTGGGAGGACGTGGAGGCGGCCGTCGAAGCGAACGCGAACTAA
- a CDS encoding RAD55 family ATPase, with protein MRISTGVAGLDSLLDGGLPARRLYTLSGPPGSGKTTLAAQYVTEGVKNGEDVLYVTMHETRNELVDDMSNYEFGFSRAANAENFEFLNLTRERSRRSLTQYGRESGLSSRLASMIRQEDYDRVVVDSTMLLAHFADDADAEVTHFATGLKQTDATVLLVSEMTDPTAYAEEHYLAHGVIFLHNFLENGGMTRGVQLVKMRGTNIDCDIRDVSFTGSGLQVDPGRKVRPE; from the coding sequence ATGAGAATCTCGACCGGCGTCGCCGGGCTCGACAGCCTCCTCGACGGCGGGCTCCCGGCGCGCCGCCTGTACACGCTGAGCGGGCCGCCGGGCAGCGGGAAGACCACGCTCGCCGCCCAGTACGTCACGGAGGGCGTGAAGAACGGCGAGGACGTGCTGTACGTGACGATGCACGAGACGCGCAACGAACTCGTCGACGACATGTCGAACTACGAGTTTGGGTTCTCGCGGGCGGCGAACGCCGAGAACTTCGAGTTCCTGAACCTCACGCGGGAGCGCTCGCGGCGCTCGCTCACCCAGTACGGCCGCGAGTCCGGGCTGTCCTCGCGGCTCGCGTCGATGATCCGCCAGGAGGACTACGACCGCGTGGTCGTCGACTCCACGATGCTTTTGGCGCACTTCGCGGACGACGCGGACGCGGAGGTCACGCACTTCGCGACCGGCCTCAAGCAGACCGACGCCACCGTCCTCCTGGTGTCGGAGATGACCGACCCGACCGCGTACGCCGAGGAGCACTACCTCGCCCACGGCGTCATCTTCCTCCACAACTTCCTGGAGAACGGCGGGATGACACGCGGCGTCCAGCTAGTGAAGATGCGCGGGACGAACATCGACTGCGACATCCGGGACGTCTCCTTCACGGGCTCGGGGCTGCAGGTCGACCCCGGACGGAAGGTCCGGCCGGAGTGA
- the cmk gene encoding (d)CMP kinase → MLVTISGPPGSGKSTVASALADHLGYEHISGGDIFRELAEDRGLSLEEFNELAEEDPQIDKDLDRQLRETAREQDDVVLESRLAGWMAGEYADIKIWLDAPMGVRARRIADREDKTPAAARAETEKREDSETARYADYYGIDFDDLTIYDLFVNTARWGPDEVTDIVLYAVDNYEPSNDEGPVPIENVDYEF, encoded by the coding sequence ATGTTAGTCACGATCTCCGGCCCACCGGGCAGCGGGAAGAGCACGGTGGCGTCCGCGCTCGCGGACCACCTCGGCTACGAGCACATCTCGGGCGGCGACATCTTCCGCGAGCTCGCCGAGGACCGCGGGCTCAGCCTCGAGGAGTTCAACGAGCTCGCCGAGGAAGACCCCCAGATCGACAAGGACCTCGACCGCCAGCTCCGCGAGACCGCCCGGGAGCAGGACGACGTGGTCCTGGAGTCCCGGCTCGCGGGCTGGATGGCCGGCGAGTACGCGGACATCAAGATCTGGCTAGACGCGCCGATGGGGGTGCGCGCGCGGCGCATCGCCGACCGCGAGGACAAGACGCCCGCCGCCGCCCGCGCCGAGACGGAGAAGCGCGAGGACTCCGAGACCGCGCGGTACGCCGACTACTACGGCATCGACTTCGACGACCTCACCATCTACGACCTGTTCGTGAACACCGCGCGGTGGGGGCCCGACGAGGTCACCGACATCGTGTTGTACGCCGTCGACAACTACGAGCCGAGCAACGACGAGGGGCCGGTCCCCATCGAGAACGTCGACTACGAGTTCTGA
- a CDS encoding cold-shock protein, with the protein MATGTVDFFNDTGGYGFIDSEDADEDVFFHMEDVGGPDLEEGQEVEFDIEQADKGPRATNLTRL; encoded by the coding sequence ATGGCAACCGGTACGGTTGACTTCTTCAACGACACGGGCGGTTACGGTTTCATCGACTCTGAGGACGCGGACGAGGACGTTTTCTTCCACATGGAGGACGTCGGCGGTCCGGACCTCGAGGAAGGGCAGGAAGTGGAGTTCGACATCGAGCAGGCCGACAAGGGCCCGCGCGCGACGAACCTCACCCGGCTGTAA
- a CDS encoding RNA-guided pseudouridylation complex pseudouridine synthase subunit Cbf5: MLRDAPADRDPDALREFGVVNLDKPPGPSAHQVSAWIRDMVGVEKAAHAGTLDPKVTGCLPVLTGAATRLAPALLEGPKEYVAVLELHADPPANLRDVVAEFEGPTYQKPPRKSAVARRLRVREIHALDVLEVSDRQALLRIQCESGTYVRKLCHDLGRALGTGAHMGHLRRTATTPFDDATLSTLHDLADALAWLRDEDDTTPPGGDPEAALRDVLAPAERALEHLPSVTIAPSAAEQVAEGAPVYAPGVIDADDADRDALVACYTPNGAAVCLGRRVGDPDADSGTVVELERVLV, encoded by the coding sequence ATGCTGCGAGACGCCCCCGCGGACCGCGACCCGGACGCTCTCCGCGAGTTCGGAGTCGTGAACCTGGACAAGCCGCCGGGGCCGTCGGCCCACCAGGTGTCGGCGTGGATCCGGGACATGGTCGGCGTCGAGAAGGCCGCGCACGCGGGCACGCTCGACCCGAAGGTCACGGGCTGTCTGCCCGTGCTGACGGGCGCAGCGACGCGACTCGCGCCCGCGCTGCTCGAAGGCCCCAAAGAGTACGTCGCCGTGCTCGAACTGCACGCCGACCCGCCCGCGAACCTCCGCGACGTCGTCGCGGAGTTCGAGGGACCGACCTACCAGAAGCCGCCGCGGAAGTCCGCGGTCGCGCGCCGCCTGCGCGTCCGCGAAATTCACGCCCTCGACGTGCTCGAAGTCAGCGACCGGCAGGCGTTGCTCCGCATCCAGTGCGAGTCCGGGACGTACGTACGGAAGCTCTGCCACGACCTCGGGCGCGCGCTCGGCACGGGCGCGCACATGGGCCACCTCCGCCGCACCGCCACCACGCCGTTCGACGACGCGACGCTGTCGACGCTGCACGACCTCGCGGACGCGCTCGCGTGGCTTCGGGACGAGGACGACACCACGCCCCCGGGCGGCGACCCCGAGGCCGCGCTCCGGGACGTCCTCGCGCCCGCGGAGCGCGCGCTCGAACACCTTCCATCGGTGACTATCGCGCCGTCGGCCGCCGAGCAGGTCGCCGAAGGCGCGCCGGTCTACGCCCCGGGCGTCATCGACGCGGACGACGCCGACCGGGACGCGCTCGTCGCGTGCTACACGCCGAACGGCGCCGCGGTCTGCCTCGGCCGCCGCGTCGGCGACCCGGACGCCGACTCCGGGACCGTCGTCGAACTCGAACGCGTCCTCGTGTAG
- a CDS encoding amino acid permease codes for MSDQELAKDLGPLAALTIGVGTMIGAGIFVLPGAAVETSGPLSALAFLVGGGIALLTALAASELGTAMPKAGGAYYYINHSMGPLFGSIAGWANWMGLAFASAFYMFGLGQYVVTFLAVPGFELGPLALPPAKVVALAGAAFFVGVNYVGAKETGGLQNVIVITLVAILAVFTAVGAWNADLNSLFPLVREGKGFSTVLPVTGLVFVSYLGFVQITSVAEEIKDPGKNLPRAVIGSVVLVTLIYALVLLVVLAAVPNELVSGNDTAVVDVARRLMGPAGAVALLFGGLLATASSANASILASSRINFAMGRDKLVSDSLNSIHERFATPYRSIALTGVFILVFVLLGNLETLSTMGSTLHLVIYGLLNVALVVMRTVDPPEYQPDFRVPFYPVTPILGAITSFALIAFINPVIVAATAAFVVFAAAWYLVYARSRATKTGILSQHLQRNPESAPDAAVSAAESLAPDGSDYRVVVPLANPEHETNLISVGAAAAKANDGRVIAVHIVPVPDQTNLAYANEHLDEFTDTADSEQLLADAKADAEDFGVPVETHTILSHRSFEEVFDAAESHDADLLVMGWGEDSHGSPGRAESAVDELAGDLPCDVLVFKDRGFDPSHVVVPTAGGPDTELGAAMARYFRDQFDSEITLLHVADDVDEGRAFLETWAEENGLSDAELRVESGDVEESIARAAEDASMLVVGATERGLLGRLVRGSLVLDVLYDVDCSVLLAEKERSRSLLNRLLGR; via the coding sequence ATGAGTGACCAGGAGCTCGCGAAGGACCTCGGCCCGCTCGCCGCGCTGACTATCGGCGTCGGCACCATGATCGGCGCCGGCATCTTCGTGCTGCCGGGCGCCGCCGTCGAGACCTCCGGGCCGCTGTCCGCGTTGGCGTTCCTCGTCGGCGGCGGCATCGCGCTGCTGACCGCGCTGGCGGCCTCCGAGCTCGGCACCGCGATGCCGAAGGCCGGGGGCGCGTACTACTACATCAACCACTCCATGGGGCCGCTGTTCGGCTCCATCGCGGGCTGGGCGAACTGGATGGGGCTGGCGTTCGCGTCCGCGTTCTACATGTTCGGGCTCGGCCAGTACGTCGTCACGTTCCTCGCGGTCCCCGGGTTCGAACTCGGGCCGCTCGCGCTGCCGCCCGCCAAAGTCGTCGCGCTCGCCGGCGCCGCGTTCTTCGTCGGCGTGAACTACGTCGGCGCGAAGGAGACCGGCGGCCTCCAGAACGTCATCGTCATCACGCTCGTCGCCATCCTCGCGGTGTTCACCGCGGTCGGGGCGTGGAACGCCGACCTGAACTCGCTGTTCCCGCTCGTCCGCGAGGGGAAGGGCTTCTCCACCGTGCTGCCCGTCACCGGGCTCGTGTTCGTCTCCTACCTCGGGTTCGTCCAGATCACGAGCGTCGCCGAGGAGATCAAAGACCCCGGGAAGAACCTCCCGCGGGCGGTCATCGGCAGCGTCGTGCTCGTCACGCTCATCTACGCGCTCGTGCTGCTGGTGGTGCTCGCGGCGGTGCCGAACGAGCTCGTCTCCGGCAACGACACCGCCGTCGTGGACGTCGCACGCCGCCTCATGGGGCCCGCGGGCGCCGTCGCCTTGCTGTTCGGCGGGCTGCTCGCGACCGCGTCGTCGGCGAACGCCTCGATTCTGGCGTCCTCGCGCATCAACTTCGCGATGGGCCGGGACAAGCTCGTCTCCGACAGCCTGAACTCGATTCACGAGCGGTTCGCGACGCCGTACCGCTCCATCGCGCTGACGGGTGTGTTCATCCTCGTGTTCGTGCTGCTCGGGAACCTCGAGACGCTGTCGACGATGGGGAGCACGCTCCACCTCGTCATCTACGGCCTGCTGAACGTCGCGCTGGTCGTGATGCGGACCGTCGACCCGCCCGAGTACCAGCCCGACTTCCGCGTGCCGTTCTACCCGGTGACGCCGATACTCGGCGCCATCACGTCGTTCGCGCTCATCGCGTTCATCAACCCCGTCATCGTCGCGGCCACCGCGGCGTTCGTCGTGTTCGCGGCGGCGTGGTACCTCGTGTACGCGCGCTCCCGGGCGACGAAGACCGGCATCCTCTCACAGCACCTCCAGCGTAACCCCGAGTCGGCGCCCGACGCCGCCGTCTCCGCGGCGGAGTCGCTCGCGCCCGACGGCTCGGACTACCGCGTGGTGGTGCCGCTCGCGAACCCCGAGCACGAGACCAACCTCATCTCGGTGGGAGCGGCCGCGGCGAAAGCCAACGACGGTCGCGTTATCGCCGTCCACATCGTCCCCGTCCCCGACCAGACGAACCTCGCGTACGCCAACGAACATCTCGACGAGTTCACGGACACCGCGGACAGCGAGCAGTTGCTCGCGGACGCGAAGGCCGACGCCGAGGACTTCGGCGTCCCGGTCGAGACCCACACCATCCTCTCGCACCGCTCGTTCGAGGAGGTCTTCGACGCCGCGGAGTCCCACGACGCGGACCTGCTCGTGATGGGGTGGGGCGAGGACAGCCACGGGTCGCCCGGCCGCGCGGAGTCCGCCGTCGACGAACTCGCCGGCGACCTGCCCTGTGACGTGCTCGTGTTCAAGGACCGCGGCTTCGACCCCTCGCACGTCGTCGTGCCGACCGCGGGCGGCCCGGACACCGAGCTCGGCGCCGCGATGGCGCGGTACTTCCGCGACCAGTTCGACAGCGAGATTACGCTGTTGCACGTCGCCGACGACGTCGACGAGGGCCGGGCGTTCCTGGAGACGTGGGCCGAGGAGAACGGCCTCTCGGACGCCGAGCTCCGCGTCGAGAGCGGCGACGTCGAGGAGTCTATCGCGCGTGCCGCCGAGGACGCGTCGATGCTCGTCGTCGGTGCGACCGAGCGCGGCCTGCTCGGGCGGCTCGTCCGCGGGTCGCTCGTCCTCGACGTGCTCTACGACGTCGACTGCTCGGTCCTGCTCGCGGAGAAAGAACGCAGTCGGTCGCTACTCAACCGGCTGCTCGGCAGATAA